The Nitrosospira lacus genome window below encodes:
- a CDS encoding RlmE family RNA methyltransferase, producing the protein MKRAKTSKAWMKEHVNDFFVQQAKKEGYRSRAAYKLIEIARRDRLLGPGMTVVDLGAAPGGWSQVAAEKLGGKGKVIALDLLDMAPLPGVTFIRGDFGEACILAELKKELGKYPPDLVISDMSPNISGIGVSDQARSMYLAELALEFSLEQLNSGGNFLVKVFQGSGFEDFLRAMRTGFDRVVTRKPEASRGRSSEIYLLGLGKRG; encoded by the coding sequence ATGAAGCGCGCCAAAACCAGTAAAGCCTGGATGAAAGAGCATGTGAATGATTTTTTTGTCCAGCAGGCAAAAAAAGAGGGTTATCGTTCACGTGCTGCGTACAAGTTGATTGAAATCGCCAGGCGCGATCGCTTGCTCGGGCCAGGCATGACGGTGGTGGACTTGGGTGCGGCCCCGGGTGGCTGGTCACAGGTGGCGGCGGAGAAGCTGGGCGGGAAGGGAAAAGTAATCGCGCTGGATCTCCTTGATATGGCGCCGCTGCCGGGAGTTACGTTCATCAGGGGAGACTTCGGCGAAGCGTGCATTTTGGCGGAACTGAAAAAAGAACTGGGGAAGTATCCTCCTGATCTTGTAATTTCAGATATGTCACCTAATATAAGTGGCATAGGAGTCAGTGATCAGGCGCGCAGCATGTATCTAGCCGAGCTTGCTCTGGAGTTCTCCTTGGAACAATTGAACTCTGGCGGTAATTTTCTCGTCAAAGTGTTTCAGGGTTCGGGTTTTGAGGACTTCTTAAGGGCCATGCGGACTGGATTCGACCGGGTGGTAACGAGAAAGCCGGAAGCGTCCCGTGGGCGCAGCAGCGAGATTTATTTGCTAGGCCTGGGTAAGCGGGGTTAA
- the ftsH gene encoding ATP-dependent zinc metalloprotease FtsH, translating to MNNLIKNMAIWLVIALVLMTVFNQFSTRQTAQAPMEYSQFIEEVKQGRIAKVTIEGRTLKGTKSDGRRFTTYTPSDPWMVSDLLKAGVIIDAKPEEEPSLLMNIFVSWFPMLLLIGVWIFFMRQMQGGGRGGGAFSFGKSKARMLDESTNQVTFADVAGCEEAKEEVSELVEFLRDPSKFQKLGGRIPRGVLMVGSPGTGKTLLARAIAGEAKVPFFSISGSDFVEMFVGVGAARVRDMFEQAKKHAPCIIFIDEIDAVGRQRGAGLGGGNDEREQTLNQLLVEMDGFEGTAGVIVIAATNRPDVLDPALLRPGRFDRQVTVPLPDIRGREQILHVHMRKVPIAPDVHAEIIARGTPGMSGADLANLVNEAALFAARSNKRLVDMDDFERAKDKIFMGAERRSVVMPERERRNTAYHESGHAVVAQLLPKTDPVHKVSIIPRGRALGVTMQLPTEDRFSMDREEILQNIAVLFGGRIAEEVFMGQMTTGASNDFERATEMARRMVTQWGMSDSLGPMVYGENEGEVFLGRSVTTHKNVSEATMQKVDIEIRRIIDGQYGLARKLIEENRDKIEVMAKALLEWETIDSDQIGDIMEGRAPRPPKPTKSVPPPPKDNTPPAAPATAATPAQEV from the coding sequence TTGAACAATCTCATTAAAAACATGGCCATCTGGCTAGTGATTGCTTTGGTGCTGATGACAGTGTTCAACCAGTTCAGCACCCGGCAAACAGCACAAGCGCCGATGGAATATTCCCAATTCATCGAAGAGGTGAAGCAGGGTAGAATCGCCAAAGTAACCATCGAAGGCCGTACGCTGAAAGGTACCAAATCCGATGGCAGGCGATTTACCACCTATACGCCTTCCGATCCCTGGATGGTGAGCGACCTGCTCAAGGCAGGTGTTATTATCGACGCCAAGCCGGAAGAAGAGCCGTCGCTACTGATGAATATTTTCGTTTCGTGGTTTCCGATGCTGTTACTCATCGGCGTATGGATCTTCTTTATGCGCCAGATGCAGGGTGGAGGTCGGGGCGGTGGTGCGTTCTCGTTTGGAAAGAGCAAGGCACGCATGCTCGATGAATCCACCAATCAAGTGACGTTTGCCGATGTGGCGGGTTGCGAGGAAGCCAAAGAGGAAGTTTCGGAGCTGGTGGAGTTCCTGCGCGATCCCAGTAAATTCCAGAAGCTGGGGGGGCGCATTCCCCGCGGCGTTTTAATGGTTGGAAGCCCCGGTACCGGTAAAACGCTTCTGGCGCGCGCCATCGCGGGCGAGGCCAAGGTTCCGTTTTTCAGTATCTCCGGTTCCGATTTCGTGGAAATGTTTGTCGGTGTAGGTGCGGCAAGGGTGCGAGACATGTTCGAGCAAGCCAAGAAGCATGCCCCTTGCATCATCTTCATTGATGAGATTGATGCGGTTGGCCGTCAGCGGGGCGCCGGTCTGGGCGGTGGTAACGATGAGCGCGAACAGACATTGAATCAGTTATTGGTGGAAATGGACGGTTTTGAAGGAACTGCCGGGGTGATTGTTATTGCGGCCACCAACCGTCCCGACGTGCTCGATCCGGCGCTATTGCGCCCTGGTCGCTTCGACCGGCAGGTAACGGTGCCGCTACCGGATATACGGGGGCGTGAGCAGATATTGCACGTACATATGCGCAAGGTGCCGATCGCACCCGATGTGCATGCCGAAATCATCGCGCGTGGTACGCCCGGGATGTCGGGTGCCGATCTTGCTAATCTCGTAAATGAGGCAGCGCTATTCGCGGCACGGAGTAATAAACGGCTCGTGGATATGGACGACTTCGAGCGTGCCAAGGATAAGATTTTTATGGGTGCGGAACGCCGTTCTGTGGTGATGCCGGAACGCGAACGCCGGAACACAGCCTATCATGAGTCCGGCCACGCCGTGGTGGCGCAATTGCTGCCTAAAACCGATCCGGTGCATAAAGTTTCCATCATTCCACGCGGGCGCGCGCTGGGCGTGACCATGCAATTACCGACGGAAGACCGCTTCAGCATGGATCGCGAGGAGATCCTGCAGAACATCGCCGTGCTGTTCGGGGGACGTATCGCCGAGGAAGTGTTTATGGGGCAGATGACGACAGGTGCATCTAACGACTTCGAACGTGCCACCGAGATGGCCCGGCGCATGGTCACACAGTGGGGCATGTCCGATTCCCTTGGTCCAATGGTATATGGAGAGAATGAGGGAGAAGTCTTTCTCGGCCGCTCCGTTACGACGCATAAGAACGTAAGCGAAGCCACCATGCAGAAAGTAGATATAGAAATTCGTCGCATCATTGACGGCCAGTATGGCTTGGCACGTAAGCTGATTGAGGAAAACCGCGACAAGATCGAAGTCATGGCCAAAGCCCTGCTGGAGTGGGAAACCATAGATTCCGACCAGATTGGTGACATTATGGAAGGTCGTGCGCCGCGGCCGCCCAAGCCTACCAAATCTGTGCCTCCACCGCCGAAAGACAATACGCCTCCGGCGGCACCGGCAACAGCAGCGACTCCGGCTCAGGAAGTTTGA
- the folP gene encoding dihydropteroate synthase, with amino-acid sequence MGIINVTPDSFSDGGLYASTESALRHAARLIEEGADLLDIGGESTRPGGIPIGVQEELHRIISVVRALTSMNIPVSVDTSKPEVMRAAIEAGAVMINDVNALRAPGALKAIVEGGVAACLMHMRGDPLSMQVNPRYDDVVAEVKDFLLQRLNAAQAAGIPREKLVIDPGFGFGKTLDHNIELLRHLDRFMDMGVPVLVGLSRKSMLGKITGTEVGDRIHASVAAALLARAKGARILRVHDVKATRDALAVYETVNMF; translated from the coding sequence ATGGGGATCATCAACGTAACACCGGATTCTTTTTCTGACGGCGGTTTGTATGCTTCGACCGAGAGTGCTCTGCGCCACGCGGCGCGTCTCATTGAAGAAGGCGCGGATTTGCTCGATATCGGGGGTGAATCCACTCGTCCCGGCGGCATTCCGATAGGTGTGCAAGAGGAATTGCATCGTATTATTTCTGTAGTGCGGGCCTTAACGAGTATGAACATACCCGTTTCGGTGGATACATCCAAGCCGGAAGTTATGCGGGCGGCAATAGAGGCCGGTGCGGTAATGATTAATGACGTAAATGCTCTGCGGGCGCCCGGCGCGCTTAAGGCGATTGTGGAGGGCGGCGTCGCAGCGTGTCTGATGCACATGCGGGGTGATCCGCTCAGCATGCAGGTTAATCCTCGCTATGATGATGTGGTAGCGGAAGTAAAGGATTTCTTGCTGCAGCGCCTGAATGCCGCGCAGGCCGCGGGTATACCACGCGAGAAGTTGGTAATAGACCCTGGGTTTGGTTTCGGCAAGACTCTGGACCATAACATCGAATTACTGCGCCATCTTGATCGATTCATGGATATGGGTGTGCCGGTGCTGGTGGGGTTATCGCGTAAATCCATGCTGGGAAAGATCACCGGCACTGAAGTGGGTGACCGGATTCATGCCAGTGTTGCTGCGGCTTTACTGGCGAGAGCCAAGGGCGCTAGAATTCTGCGTGTACATGATGTAAAAGCAACCAGGGATGCGCTGGCAGTTTATGAAACGGTAAACATGTTTTAG
- the glmM gene encoding phosphoglucosamine mutase yields the protein MTRKYFGTDGVRGRVGEIPITPEFVMHLGYSAGKVLASSDWHLSKGERPAVLIGKDTRISGYMLESALQAGLSAAGVDVLLSGPTPTPAVAYLTRALRLQAGIVISASHNPFEDNGIKFFSAAGSKLPDAIEREIEAGLNAPIRSMPSAQLGKARRVDDARGRYIEFCKSTFPNHLDLRGLRIVIDCAHGAAYQIAGHVLHELGADVVAIGVQPDGLNINHECGATHSATLREAVKRHRADIGIALDGDGDRVVMVDSKGTLYDGDRLIYIIAGHRLRKGLLKGGVAGTLMTNLAVENGLRKLNIPFARANVGDRYVLELMQKEGWQLGGEGSGHIICTDKHTTGDGIISALQVLYALRDSGKTLAGLTRGVTLYPQQLINVKVPKGFDSRANMSIKMAQAQAERDLDGNGRVLLRASGTEPLIRVMVEGESKQKVEHWAEKIADVVRSAAAG from the coding sequence ATGACGAGAAAATATTTTGGCACTGACGGGGTGCGTGGGCGTGTAGGAGAGATACCTATCACACCGGAGTTCGTTATGCATCTCGGCTATTCCGCAGGCAAGGTTTTGGCTTCCTCCGACTGGCATTTGTCCAAGGGTGAGCGTCCGGCAGTTCTGATTGGAAAGGACACACGCATATCAGGGTACATGCTGGAATCGGCACTGCAGGCGGGACTGTCCGCAGCCGGGGTGGATGTGCTGTTATCCGGACCCACTCCGACACCCGCAGTGGCTTATCTCACCCGCGCGTTGAGGTTGCAGGCGGGTATTGTCATTTCCGCTTCACATAATCCGTTTGAGGACAATGGTATCAAGTTCTTTTCCGCCGCGGGCAGCAAATTGCCCGATGCCATCGAACGCGAGATAGAGGCCGGATTGAATGCTCCCATCAGATCGATGCCTTCGGCCCAACTCGGCAAAGCCCGGCGTGTCGATGACGCAAGGGGGCGTTATATCGAGTTCTGCAAAAGCACCTTTCCAAATCATCTCGATCTGCGCGGCCTGCGCATCGTGATCGATTGTGCCCACGGGGCGGCTTATCAAATCGCCGGGCACGTGTTGCATGAACTGGGTGCGGATGTTGTTGCCATTGGAGTGCAACCCGATGGCCTCAATATCAATCATGAATGCGGCGCCACCCATAGTGCCACGCTGCGGGAGGCTGTCAAACGGCATCGGGCTGATATCGGTATTGCGCTTGATGGCGATGGCGATAGGGTAGTCATGGTTGATAGTAAAGGTACGCTCTACGACGGTGACCGGCTTATTTACATTATTGCCGGACACCGCCTGCGGAAGGGATTGCTCAAGGGGGGTGTGGCGGGAACTTTGATGACCAATCTGGCGGTCGAGAATGGCTTGAGGAAATTAAATATCCCCTTTGCCCGTGCTAACGTTGGTGACCGTTATGTATTGGAGCTCATGCAAAAAGAAGGTTGGCAGCTGGGCGGAGAAGGTTCGGGTCATATCATTTGCACCGACAAGCACACCACGGGTGACGGTATTATTTCCGCATTGCAAGTATTATATGCCCTACGTGATTCCGGCAAGACTTTGGCGGGGCTTACGCGAGGTGTAACGCTTTATCCGCAACAGTTGATCAACGTCAAGGTTCCCAAAGGATTCGATTCACGCGCTAATATGTCCATAAAAATGGCACAGGCGCAAGCTGAACGCGATTTGGACGGCAACGGTCGTGTACTGCTCCGCGCATCAGGCACCGAGCCACTGATACGAGTCATGGTGGAAGGTGAGTCCAAACAGAAGGTTGAACACTGGGCGGAAAAAATTGCAGATGTTGTGCGGAGTGCCGCGGCGGGTTAG
- a CDS encoding PstS family phosphate ABC transporter substrate-binding protein, producing MLKLPAGKILGISAVLGILAGATGVAGASGVVKIDGSSTVYPITEAVAEDFQIAKKGKIRVTVGISGTGGGFKKFCRGEIDIANASRPILKKEMDDCKAAGVQYVEMPVAFDALTVVVNPKNDWSKTITVAELKKIWEPAAQGKIMKWNQVNPAWPDEPVKLYGAGADSGTFDYFTEAIVGKAKSSRGDFTASEDDNVLVQGVASDKNALGFFGYAYYVENQKKVKAIAVDGGKGGILPSAKTVEDGSYQPLSRPIFIYVNVKAAEKPEVKELVEFYMNNAVTLVKEVKFFPLPAQAYTTNLEHLNKKKIGTVFGGQSEVGLKIEELLKREASF from the coding sequence ATGTTAAAATTGCCTGCTGGAAAGATACTTGGGATATCGGCCGTACTGGGCATCTTAGCCGGCGCCACCGGCGTGGCGGGAGCCAGCGGGGTTGTGAAAATAGACGGCTCCAGCACCGTTTATCCCATTACCGAAGCGGTGGCGGAAGATTTTCAAATAGCCAAGAAGGGTAAAATCAGAGTAACGGTCGGCATTTCGGGTACCGGCGGCGGTTTCAAGAAATTTTGCCGTGGGGAAATCGATATTGCCAATGCATCGCGTCCCATCCTGAAAAAAGAAATGGACGACTGCAAAGCAGCCGGTGTGCAATATGTCGAAATGCCAGTAGCGTTTGATGCGTTGACAGTGGTGGTAAACCCGAAAAACGATTGGAGCAAAACCATCACTGTCGCAGAGTTAAAGAAAATCTGGGAGCCGGCCGCACAGGGCAAAATCATGAAATGGAATCAGGTAAATCCGGCATGGCCCGACGAGCCGGTGAAACTCTACGGTGCGGGTGCGGATTCCGGTACTTTCGACTATTTTACGGAAGCTATTGTCGGCAAGGCTAAATCAAGCCGTGGCGATTTTACCGCATCCGAGGACGATAACGTGTTGGTGCAGGGAGTGGCAAGCGACAAGAACGCACTCGGTTTTTTTGGTTACGCTTACTATGTCGAAAATCAGAAGAAGGTCAAAGCGATCGCTGTTGATGGAGGCAAAGGCGGCATCCTCCCATCCGCCAAGACAGTGGAAGATGGGAGCTATCAGCCCTTGTCCCGCCCAATTTTTATTTACGTCAACGTCAAGGCGGCGGAGAAGCCCGAAGTCAAGGAGCTTGTCGAGTTTTATATGAACAATGCGGTGACACTGGTTAAAGAAGTTAAATTCTTTCCGCTACCCGCTCAAGCCTATACTACCAATCTGGAGCATCTCAACAAAAAGAAGATTGGGACTGTATTCGGAGGCCAATCGGAAGTCGGTCTCAAGATAGAGGAGCTGCTCAAGCGTGAGGCCAGCTTTTAA
- the thrS gene encoding threonine--tRNA ligase, translating to MTVIRLPDGSERRYEQPVTVGEVAASIGAGLARAALAGKVNGKLMDTSSRIETDSDLAIVTEKDPEGLEIIRHSSAHLLAHAVKELFPEAQVTIGPVIEDGFYYDFSYKRPFTPEDLEAIEKRMAEISARNLKVERKVWERSEAINFFKNQGEHYKAQIIEAIPGDEDVSLYSQGNFTDLCRGPHVPTTSRLKVFKLMKLAGAYWRGDSHNEMLQRIYGTAWTKKEDQDAYLHRLEEAEKRDHRRLGKQLDLFHIQEEAPGMVFWHPKGWVIWQQVEQYMRQVFRDNDYLEIRTPSVLDKGLWERSGHWENFRENMFITHSEDRDFAVKPMNCPGHVQVFKQGLKSYRDLPLRLAEFGSCHRNEPSGALHGIMRVRAFTQDDAHIFCAESQVQDEAVRFIDLLHKVYTDFGFNEILVKLSTRPKKRVGSEEQWDKAEAALQSAMNHKKLDWDLQPGEGAFYGPKIEFSLKDSIGRVWQCGTLQLDFSMPERLGAEYVAEDNSRRVPVMLHRAILGSLERFIGIIIENHAGALPLWLSPDQAVVLNISEGQADYARKVADELKYNGIRVHADLRNEKITYKIREHSLQKLPYQIIVGDKEVAAKMVSVRTREGSNLGQMSLQTLIERLKAEASIRAGAA from the coding sequence GTGACTGTCATTCGTCTGCCGGATGGTTCGGAACGCAGGTATGAGCAACCGGTGACGGTGGGCGAAGTTGCGGCGTCGATCGGTGCGGGACTGGCTCGCGCCGCGCTGGCGGGAAAAGTGAATGGTAAATTGATGGACACATCCAGCCGCATCGAGACCGACAGCGATCTGGCCATTGTTACCGAGAAAGATCCGGAAGGGTTGGAAATCATTCGCCACTCCAGCGCGCATCTGCTGGCACATGCGGTGAAAGAATTATTTCCGGAAGCCCAGGTCACTATCGGTCCGGTGATCGAAGATGGCTTTTATTACGATTTTTCCTACAAGCGTCCGTTTACGCCGGAAGATCTGGAGGCGATAGAAAAGCGCATGGCGGAAATCAGCGCGCGTAATCTGAAAGTGGAGCGCAAAGTGTGGGAGCGCTCCGAGGCCATTAATTTTTTCAAGAATCAGGGCGAGCACTACAAGGCTCAGATAATCGAGGCCATTCCTGGCGATGAAGATGTTTCACTCTATTCCCAGGGGAATTTTACCGATTTGTGTCGCGGACCGCATGTACCAACGACTTCAAGGCTCAAGGTATTCAAGTTGATGAAGTTGGCGGGCGCTTACTGGCGCGGGGACTCGCACAATGAAATGCTGCAACGGATTTATGGCACGGCCTGGACGAAAAAAGAGGATCAGGACGCCTATCTCCACCGTCTTGAGGAAGCGGAAAAACGCGATCATCGCAGGCTCGGCAAACAACTGGATTTATTTCATATTCAGGAAGAAGCGCCGGGCATGGTATTCTGGCATCCAAAAGGCTGGGTCATCTGGCAACAGGTGGAACAGTACATGCGGCAAGTGTTTCGCGATAATGACTACCTGGAAATCCGTACGCCATCAGTGCTGGACAAAGGTTTGTGGGAGCGTTCCGGTCACTGGGAAAACTTTCGCGAGAACATGTTCATTACGCATTCGGAAGATCGTGACTTTGCCGTCAAGCCAATGAATTGTCCCGGTCACGTTCAAGTATTCAAGCAGGGATTAAAGAGTTACCGCGACTTGCCTTTGAGGCTGGCGGAATTTGGCTCGTGTCACCGGAATGAGCCATCGGGTGCGCTGCATGGTATCATGCGGGTACGCGCATTTACTCAGGATGATGCGCATATTTTCTGCGCTGAATCCCAGGTGCAGGATGAGGCGGTGCGATTTATTGATTTGTTACACAAAGTCTATACCGATTTCGGATTTAACGAGATCCTGGTGAAACTTTCAACCCGCCCGAAAAAGCGTGTTGGCTCGGAAGAACAGTGGGATAAGGCGGAAGCCGCATTGCAGTCGGCAATGAACCATAAAAAGCTCGATTGGGATTTGCAGCCCGGCGAAGGCGCTTTCTATGGACCCAAGATAGAATTTTCTCTTAAGGATAGTATCGGACGTGTGTGGCAATGTGGCACGCTGCAACTGGATTTTTCCATGCCGGAGCGGTTAGGCGCTGAATACGTTGCCGAGGACAATTCCCGCCGCGTGCCGGTGATGCTCCATCGGGCGATTCTTGGTTCGCTGGAGCGCTTTATCGGCATTATCATCGAAAACCACGCAGGGGCGCTCCCGTTGTGGCTTTCGCCGGATCAGGCGGTGGTGCTGAATATATCCGAGGGACAAGCGGATTATGCCCGAAAAGTGGCCGATGAACTCAAGTACAATGGCATCCGAGTGCATGCGGACTTGAGAAATGAGAAAATAACTTATAAAATACGGGAGCATAGTTTACAAAAACTGCCCTATCAGATCATAGTGGGCGACAAGGAAGTGGCGGCGAAAATGGTTTCCGTGCGAACCCGCGAGGGTTCGAATCTCGGCCAGATGTCTTTGCAGACGTTGATTGAGCGGCTGAAAGCGGAAGCATCCATCAGAGCCGGCGCGGCTTGA
- the infC gene encoding translation initiation factor IF-3, which translates to MVQEKAARINLEINAPEVRLIGVEGEQIGVVSLSVANSMAEEAEVDLVEIAPTAQPPVCRLMDYGKFRYQESKKKHEAKLKQKQVQIKEVKFRPNTDDGDYHIKLRNLISFLEEGDKAKITLRFRGREMAHQEFGVRLLERIRDDLEPHAVVEQFPRMEGRQMVMVLSPRKKEIKVAKPREEKPKAVTETDGAKPAIDSGPAP; encoded by the coding sequence ATAGTTCAGGAAAAAGCAGCGCGTATCAATCTGGAGATTAATGCGCCGGAAGTGCGCTTGATTGGTGTGGAAGGAGAGCAGATAGGCGTAGTCTCTCTGTCGGTCGCCAATAGTATGGCGGAGGAAGCCGAGGTGGATTTGGTCGAAATCGCGCCTACCGCCCAGCCGCCGGTGTGCCGATTGATGGATTACGGCAAGTTTCGTTATCAGGAAAGCAAGAAAAAACACGAAGCCAAGCTCAAACAAAAACAAGTCCAGATCAAGGAAGTCAAGTTCCGGCCCAACACCGATGACGGCGATTACCATATCAAGCTGAGAAATCTGATCAGTTTCCTGGAAGAAGGTGACAAAGCCAAAATTACGCTGCGCTTTCGCGGCCGTGAAATGGCGCACCAGGAATTCGGCGTGCGCTTGCTGGAACGGATAAGGGATGATCTAGAGCCCCATGCAGTGGTGGAGCAGTTCCCCAGAATGGAGGGACGACAGATGGTAATGGTGTTATCTCCCCGGAAGAAGGAAATAAAAGTAGCCAAGCCGAGGGAAGAGAAGCCGAAAGCGGTGACGGAGACTGATGGGGCCAAGCCCGCAATAGATTCGGGTCCGGCACCCTAA
- the rpmI gene encoding 50S ribosomal protein L35, which yields MPKMKTKSGAAKRFKVRAGGSVKRSQAFKRHILTKKTTKSKRQLRGTTGVHCSDVASVRAMMPYA from the coding sequence ATGCCAAAGATGAAAACCAAGAGTGGTGCGGCAAAGCGCTTTAAAGTGCGAGCCGGCGGCAGCGTTAAACGTTCGCAGGCATTCAAGCGCCACATACTTACCAAGAAAACCACGAAGAGCAAGCGCCAATTACGAGGTACCACCGGCGTTCATTGCAGCGATGTGGCGTCCGTGCGCGCCATGATGCCCTACGCTTAA
- the rplT gene encoding 50S ribosomal protein L20 produces MPRVKRGVTAHARHKKVLDLAKGYRGRRKNVYRIAKEAVMKAGQYAYRDRRQKKREFRALWIARINAAARECGLSYSVFMNGLKKAAIEVDRKVLADIAVFDKPAFVKIVEQAKASLAI; encoded by the coding sequence ATGCCAAGAGTAAAACGTGGTGTAACGGCTCACGCCCGTCATAAGAAAGTGCTGGATCTGGCGAAGGGTTATCGCGGGCGCCGCAAAAACGTCTATCGCATAGCCAAGGAAGCGGTGATGAAAGCGGGACAGTATGCGTACCGTGATCGTCGCCAGAAGAAGCGTGAGTTTCGAGCCTTGTGGATAGCCCGTATCAATGCCGCTGCGCGCGAATGTGGTCTATCCTATAGTGTATTCATGAATGGTTTGAAGAAGGCCGCGATTGAAGTGGATCGCAAGGTGCTAGCGGATATTGCCGTGTTTGATAAGCCGGCTTTCGTGAAGATAGTTGAACAGGCCAAGGCCAGCCTGGCCATATAG
- the pheS gene encoding phenylalanine--tRNA ligase subunit alpha has translation MNNLDSLLSEAIRLFNGIDDAVELEQAKACYLGRNGRLTELLKGLGRLSPEDRPAMGSRINQAKETLEATLKLRRDAIQEKKMEAQLIGEALDVTLPGRGLGMGGLHPVTLTLERIQLLFHSIGFAVASGPEIETDFYNFTALNIPENHPARAMHDTFYVDDGCHGNNGHEHLLRTHTSPVQIRYMQSNQPPLKVIAPGRVYRCDSDLTHTPMFHQVEGLWVDENVNFAALKGVLADFMQHFFERDDLPVRFRASFFPFTEPSAEMDIGCVMCRSGCRVCSYTGWLEVLGCGMVHPNVFKHVGIDSEKYIGFAFGMGVERLAMLRYGVNDLRLFFENDLRFLKQFN, from the coding sequence ATGAATAATCTGGATTCCCTCCTTAGCGAAGCCATTCGTCTGTTCAATGGCATAGACGACGCCGTCGAACTGGAACAGGCCAAGGCATGCTATCTCGGCCGTAACGGCAGGTTGACCGAATTGCTGAAGGGATTGGGCAGACTGTCACCGGAAGATCGGCCCGCAATGGGTAGCCGCATTAATCAGGCAAAGGAAACGCTGGAAGCAACGCTTAAGCTCCGTCGTGATGCGATACAGGAAAAAAAGATGGAGGCGCAGCTGATCGGCGAGGCATTGGACGTGACGCTGCCCGGACGTGGATTGGGAATGGGCGGCTTGCATCCGGTAACACTTACGCTGGAGCGCATCCAGTTATTGTTTCATTCCATTGGTTTTGCGGTGGCGTCGGGCCCGGAGATCGAAACCGACTTTTATAATTTTACCGCACTCAACATTCCCGAAAATCACCCGGCGAGGGCAATGCACGATACCTTCTATGTCGACGATGGGTGCCACGGAAATAATGGACATGAGCATTTGCTGCGTACACATACCTCGCCGGTACAGATACGATATATGCAAAGCAACCAGCCGCCCTTGAAGGTAATCGCGCCGGGACGAGTATATCGTTGCGACTCGGATCTGACGCATACGCCCATGTTTCATCAGGTGGAGGGTTTGTGGGTGGATGAAAACGTCAATTTTGCGGCGCTAAAGGGTGTACTGGCGGATTTCATGCAGCACTTTTTCGAGCGCGACGATTTGCCGGTGCGCTTCCGTGCTTCTTTCTTCCCGTTTACCGAGCCGTCCGCCGAAATGGATATTGGGTGCGTGATGTGCCGTAGCGGTTGCCGCGTATGCAGCTACACAGGCTGGCTGGAAGTCCTGGGTTGTGGCATGGTGCATCCCAACGTTTTTAAGCATGTCGGTATAGATAGTGAAAAATATATTGGTTTCGCTTTTGGCATGGGAGTGGAACGGCTGGCGATGCTGAGATATGGCGTGAACGACCTGCGCTTGTTTTTCGAGAATGATTTGCGATTCCTTAAGCAGTTCAATTAG